The sequence below is a genomic window from Nostoc flagelliforme CCNUN1.
ACAACAGAGAAAACGGTAAAATTAATATTGCCTTTAAGATTTGGACAAACTGACCTAACCGATGTTTCCGGATAGCACGGGGAGTAGACTGGCGTTGCAGGATTGTTAGATTCTCTCGAATTGTCGCTGTACTGGGATGATTAACACCTAACACCCGTTGGCACATTGCCAAAGCATCACTGTATAGTGGTTCGGCATCGCTGTACCTACCTTGGCTTTTGTAGAGGAAAGCTAAATTGTTCAAGCTAGTAGCCACATCGGGATGGTCGCCAGCAAACAGGCGCTTTCTCATTGCCAAAGCATCACTGTATAGTGGTTCGGCATCGCTGTACCTACCTTGGCTATAGTAGAGTAAAGCTAAATTGTTCAAGTTTTGTGCCACATTGGGATGGTCGCCAGCAAACAGGCGCTTTCTCATTGCCAAAGCATCACTCAATAGTGGTTCGGCATCGCTGTACCTACCTTGGCTATAGTAGAGTAAAGCTAAATTGTTCAAGTTTTGTGCCACATTGGGATGGTCGCCAGCAAACAGGCGCTTTGTCATTGCCAAAGCATCACTCAATAGTGGTTCGGCATCGCTGTACCTACCTTGGCTATAGTAGAGTAAAGCTAAATTGTTCAAGCTTTCTGCCACATTGGGATGGTCGCCAGCAAACAGGCGCTTTCTCATTGCCAAAGCATCACTCAATAGTGGTTCGGCATCGCTGTACCTACCTTGGCTATAGTAGAGTAAAGCTAAATTGTTCAAGCTTTCTGCCACATTGGGATGGTCGCCAGCAAACAGGCGCTTTCTCATTGCCAAAGCATCACTGTATAGTGGTTCGGCATCGCTGTACCTACCTTGGCTATAGTAGAGCAAAGCTAAATTGTTCAAGCTTTCTGCCACATTGGGATGGTCGCCAGCAAACAGGCGCTTTGTCATTGCCAAAGCATCACTCAATAGTGGTTCGGCATCGCTGTACCTACCTTGGCTATAGTAGAGCAAAGCTAAATTGTTCAAGCTTTCTGCCACATTGGGATGGTCGCCAGCAAACAGAGCTTTGCAAACATTTACGCCATCTTCATACCAAGGTTCTGCTAATTTATATAATCCTTGTCCATTATAAAATCTTCCTATTCCCACAAATATCCACAGTATTTGATCGTTGGGCACTGATGCTGTGAAAAATGTCTGTACTTCTGTGGCTTTCTTTATCTCTGCAATTAAACGTTTTCCTATATCTTCAAGATGAAGAATAACATCTTTGAAGAATTCAATATCTTTAGAAGTAGGTGAATCGGGAAGGCTTTGAGCTTTGGCTATCATGGCGGTGGCAAAGGTTGTTTCCAAAACCGATTTGGTTTCGCTAGCGTCGGCTAACTGCCCTTGCAAAAACCACCGCACTAAGGCATGAATTTTATAACATCCTTCTCTTTCTTCTACCAGTTGCAGCAAGTTGCGCCCGTAGAGTTGATTTTTAGCTGCGTTTAATTCATCTTCTGACCAAGTTAACTGTCTTTCTTCCTGATTTTCTGCTTCTCCTCCACCTGTCGCCACCCAAATAACCAAATCCCAAAGAATCTGTACAGGAGAAAATAAACTCAAAAATATTCCTAGTTGTTGCGCCGATGGGTCGAGTTCTGACCAAGTTAAAGCAAAGGCGGCTTTTACTCCTAGTTGAGTTGAGTTGAGAGTTTCCCGGTCTTGTAAAGCTGATTCTGCTAATTTACGTTCTTGCAATCGCCCAAACATGATATCTAAAAATGTGTCCGGGTCGCGTACTAAATAACCTCCTACTAACTCTATCCCCAAGGGCAAATATTCCAGACATTCACATATTGCTGTTGCGTCTTGTAGTTGGTTTTCAACTCGCCTATCTTTTTTCCCCAATAGTCCTTTTAACAGTTCTAAGAGGCTGTTTGAAAAGTTTTGAGGGGTCAAATTTTATGCTAATCGCCTCACCATGATCCGAATCATGGCAAGGTAGATAAATGTCTCCGATGTTTCAGGCAATAATTCATAGTCTCTAACCAATCGCCGACACCCCATTAACCAACCAAAAGTCCGCTCCACGACCCAACGTTTTTTGAGCAGCACAAAACCCTTGGTTTGTTCTGGTCGCAGAACCACCTGCACAATCCAACGACAGAAGTCCATCACCCACTGCATGAACGGATCACCATTAAAGCCGCCATCCACCCAAATGGTTGTCAAACGAGAAACCTGGTTGCTAGATTGCTTTACCCGTTTAAGAACTTTTTTGCCCCCTTCACGCTCACCCACACTGGCTGCTGTTACCAAGACCCGCAAAACTAAACCCAAGGTATCAACTGTCATAAATCGCTTGCGCCCTTTTATTTTCTTGCCCGCATCGTAGCCCACAGCTTTATGTACCATTGCAGCAGTTTTCACACTTTGACTATCAATGATTGCCTCTGATGGACTCGAATGGCGCTCCTGCTCAATTCGCGTCCACTGCCGGAGTGTATCGTGAATTTCTAGCCAAGTTCCATCTTTGCGCCAATTACGAAAATAGGTGTACACTGTCTGCCATGCGGGAAAGTCACCCGGTAGCGATCGCCATCTAACTCCTTCTACCAAGACATAAAAAATTCCGTTAAGGACTTCCCATATATCAACTTCACGCTTGCGACCACCAGGTTTTGGTTCTGGAATCATCTCACTCAGAAATTCATATTGAACACGGGTCAGATTGCTGGGGTATGCTTTACTCATGTTGCTCTCTCAGTGCTGTCTACTATCTATTCACAGCGTATACTGAGAGAGCTTTTTTACCATCTCTCCGACTTTTCAAACAGCCTCTAATAATTTTATGGCATATTCGTATCGCTCAACTGATATTTTATTGAAGTCAAGCAGCATTCGTGTTTGATATCGTAAAATATCTAACTCAGTATTAAGAGATTCTAGTTGAGGAAGTTTGTTTTTGGCATACTTGGCTTTAATTAATCCCTCCAATAAATCGTACAGTTGATTAATTATCCTATCTCCTAAAGAAAACTTATGAATTTTCGGCAATCGCTCAATAATTGGCACATACCATTTAATACAATCATAGGTCTTTTGAATGACCGATAATTCTTTCATTTGATTTTATCAATCTTAATATTTTTATAAAAAAAAATTCGAGTCGCCATGAGGCGACAAAAGAGTAAAAAAGAACAAGTGTAAAGGTCTAAAGGACTAAAGTATAAAGGGCTACTGAAGAATCCTCCCGGCAGCGCAGACAACACGAAAACCAATAATGTTGCTGATGTTGTCGCGCTCCGCCCTATCGTAGTTGTCGCGGGACGCGGAACGGCAGATCCTAGGATAGATGATCCAGGAACCGCCCCGCAGTAAGGCATTTCCTTGTTTTTGAGAAAGGTTATTATTATCATCAAACCAAGCACTGCCATCTGTGGGCGCACCTTCATAGTTATGGTGCCAATCATCAAGACACCATTCCCATACGTTTCCGTGCATATCGTACAACCCAAAGGTGTTAGCTACCTCAAAACTCCCTACAAATGTAGTTTCTTTTCGATAAATTCCTTTTGGCCCTCGTCCATAAGAACCTGACCATTTATGTTCTTCGTCATCTGTACCGTCATAATTGGCGACATCAGTTGTAATTGTTTCCCCAAAATGAAATGGGGTGGTAGTTCCAGCGCGACAGGCATATTCCCATTCTGCTTCACTAGGAAGGCGGTACAGTCTTTGTGTGTGGGAGGATAAGCGATCGCAGAATTCAACCGCATCATACCAAGAGACTTGCTCTATAGGTCGTTGCTCCCCTTTGAATCTAGATGGGTCAGCTTCTAGCTCAATGTTTACCTGTGGTAATGCTGCTACGGCTTTCCACTGTGCTTGAGTGACTGGATACTTACCCATGCAAAATTGGTTAATGTTCACTAAATGCTGAGGGCTTTCTGAACCACTACGCTCTAATTCATCTTCTGGTGAACCCATCAGAAAACTGCCACTCTTGATCAGCACCATATCTAACGTAATTCCATTACCCAAGTCTTCTACGTAGTATTGGGCTGTCTTCTGTGTTCGGTTTATAACTATTTTTGGCATTTATTACCACTTGCTTTACTTTCTTGATTGATTGTAAATTTGGGGACTTTCCAGGCTTAAATTTGAAAAAAAAAATTTATAACGCTCCGCTTCGCTACGCTAACAAAGGGCAAAAAAAGAAGAGTAAAGGGCTAAAGGACTAGAGTATAAAGGGCTACTGAAGAATCCTCCCGGCAGCGCAGACAACACGAAAACCAATATCGTAGCTGATGCTGTCGCGCTCCGCCCTAAGGTCGTAGTCGCGGGACGCGGAACGGCAGTACTTAGGATTGTAGAACCAGGAACCGCCCCGCAGCACGGCACGTCCTTGCTTTTGGTAAATATTATCATTATCATCAAACCAAGCACTGCCATCTGTTGGCGCTCCTTCATAGTTGCTGTGCCAATCATCAAGACACCATTCGTCTACGTTTCCGTGCATATCGTATAACCCAAAGGCGTTAGCGACTTCAAAACTGCCCACAGGTGTAGTCTCTTCTCTGTAGGTTCCTTTTACACCCGCACCATAAGTGTAGTCAGCATTGTAGTTGGCTAACTCTGATGTGATTGTTTCGCCAAAATGAAATGGTGTAGTAGTTCCAGCGCGACAGGCATATTCCCATTCTGCTTCACTCGGTAAACTGTAGGGTCTGCCTGTATATTGGGAGAGGCGATCGCAAAACTCAACCGCATCGTACCAAGAAACTTCCTCTACGGGTAGATTTGCACCTTTAAAGTGGGATGGGTCAGGGCTAAGTTCTCGGTTTACTTGCGGCAGAGAAGCTACTGCTTGCCACTGTGCCTGCGTTATGGGGTACTTACCCATGAAGAATGCTGAGACAGTTACTTGATGTTGCGGACTTTCATCACTGTAACGCTCTGGTTCATCTTCTGGTGATCCCATCAGAAAACTGCCTTCGGGGATAGCTACCATTTCTAGTTTAACGCCACTGCCTAAGCCTTCAATAAAGTATTGGGCTTGTCGAAGACTACGGTGAATATCTATTTGAGAATAATTTACCTGTCGTTGAAGAGTATTCTTTAAATTTGTTTTATTAATTTTTTCGCCTAATGCTTCCGATAAAACTTTCCATAGATTATTAGCAACATTCTTTAGCTGGCGTGTAGAGTAATTTGATGATGCTGCAATTTGCTCGTAAGTTCGATTTGATATTGTTTCCTGTATGATTAGCTGTTCAACTTCAGTCAAGTGTTTTTCTGTCTGATAAAATACTAAATTATCAGCAATTTCTAGTGAATTATTTGATACATTAGATTGGTTTATCCCTGTGATGATTGCTACTTCAAAATTAAAAGATTGCAGGATAAAACCTTGAGGTGTTGCGGTGTCAGCTTCAATAATGATAGTTGCAACTTCAAATGTAAATTCTTGAAGTGGCGGTAAGGTTTCCCGGAGTAGCACTTCTGATTCAGTTATAGAACTATATCGCTGTGCCAATGCAGCATATTCACCACCCAAACGACGCAGTACGTCTAAGCCCACTCTAGCAAAGGGTAAAACTGCATCCCATTGATCGCCTTCTGAGGCTTGTATATCACCAAGCAAGGCCTCAAAAGTTTTTGAGGGGCTGCCCAGTTTTTGACAAATCGATGTTGATAGCACATTCAACACCTCAATCGTCTTTAATATCGATGTATCTCCCAGCAAAATATGACGTACTCGTTCGTCTCCATTAGGGGAGTTATCGCCCCAGAACTCGTAGCGGCATACGTCATCTTCTTCTGTATCACAACGGCGCAAGAGACCACTGAGCAGTACTTCTGCCACATGAGATTGTTGTACCTCCTCCTGAAAATCGGCACGAAAGGCATCCCGTAATAGGTCAATCACGGGCAAGGTTACTGGAGTTGCGGCCATTAAATCTGCTAATTGCTGCGCTGTTTTGGAAGCTGTTGAGCGAAACAGTGCCACTCGCTCTTGGGCAGTCCGTTCTGAGATTGAGCGTGGAGACGAGTCTAATTTTCCTTTTTCTGGTTGCCTGCGGATAAAAGACAGATCAAAAGTTCGCCCTGGTGTGCGGTAATCTCCAAAACCAGAGGCTACTCTTGCCCAGAGTAACATCGACGCGGCATCAAGAGTGATAATCGACACAGTAACCAAGTCCTCATGATTACGCTGTTCTAGACGTTGGGGCAAACCTTCAATTACCAATTGATTACTCAATAAGCCCGGAACAATCGCTCCCAGCCTGACAATATGCCCATCGCGCAATGCGGTTCTTGACCATAATCGCTCCGGAAACATTTGGAAGATTGCAATCGGCTGTACCTTGCTCCAATCCAGCAGTGTTTCATAAATCAGGTCTTGCCGCCAAAGCGCTGATGTACAGTCTGTCACCAGCCAAATCAAGCGTCGCCCCGTTGGGTCAATCAGTTCACCTGGAGTATGGGAACGTTGATTCCTTGCTAGTTCGGTTTTTGCCACAGAATGAATTGAGCCATCACGCCACCGGGGAAACAACTGTACCTTTCCCGTTTGGGCGGACAGTCGCCAAGTCCGGACAGATCGGAACGCCCCCTGATATTCCATTAGATGGTTCAGTTCCATGATTGCGCGTTCCCAGATTACGGTTGTCTTCGATTCTTCGACGACTAAATCCAGTTGTAGCCAGCGTTCTGGCACTGCACGTACTACGGGCAACCAAACCCCTGTCTCGGCAATTTGTGCCACTGTAGCATCTTCATCTACATCAAATCGGGTTTGCGATGATACCTTACGCATCAGAGGGCGGAGCGATCGCGCCAGATCGAGTCGGTTTCGCAATGCTGGAGCTGCGGGGACTGAAAACGAAGTTCCGCTTTGTTTCTCAGGTTTTTGTTCTAATTTCTGTGCAGAAGCGATTGTTTCTGACTGCTGTGGAGATGAGTGATCGTTAGGATAGAGGTTAACTGTGGGTTCATTGTTGTCAATTTTCTTAGTATCGTTTTGGATGCGTTCAACCGTTTCTTGGGGTCGGGGATCTGACGGCAAAGACTTGGCTGGCTCGATAAACTGAGCCAGCCAAAGAATATCAGCTAAGTCGATAGCATCGAAGTCCAGTTTTGCATCTGTTAACGTTTTCGCGAACTGTCCGATTGTTGATCCTCGCTGCTGCTGAGATGTTTCCATAAGCGATTAATGAGGTCTTCTCGGCTTTTCAAATCTGGGTCGCGCTCACTCATTAGCAGGTATACTGCATTTAAGAGTTGATCGGTAGCTAAATCTCCTCGGCTGCGATCGCTCCGCTTTTTCATGAAATCTTTAATGAGTTTTTGGATATCTGCTGCTGACGGAACGCTTATTTCCTTATCGTCTTTGGTATCTTGCTCCACCTGTTGTTGAAGGTGGGCGTTGACAATTTGCCCCAGACGATTTTCATCTGGTTCTGCCATCGTTAGACGCACACATCGACGGAGAAATGGAGCCGGAAAGTCACGCTCACCATTGCTAGTCAAAATCATGAGCGGAAATTCTTCGCAAACTACCTTGCCACCTATAATTACAGTTTTACCTGCTTTCACCTTATAACTATCGTTGAATGTAAACTCCAGATCGTCTTTATAAGCTGTCCGCACTTCTACCTCAGCCTTTATATTTTCAATCCGCACCAGCTCCGGAATTTCAAATGCTCCTTCCTCAAAGACGTAAAGCAAATCGTTAGGCAGATCGATATCGCTCTTGTCGATTTCATCAACAATCAAAATGCGCGGTTTTTTGGCAGGAACCAAGGCCGTTCCTAATGGGCCCAGGCGGATATAATTACCAATGTTGTCGAAGCGTTCGTCGCGTTCTCCTGAGTTCCCATCACGGGGACGTGAACTGTTGGCATCTTGCAGACGAGAAATCGCATCATAAAGATACAGTCCATCTCGAAGAGTTGTCCGGGTCGTAATTGGCCAGTACAGAACTTCACCCATTCCCAGTTCGTTGGCGATAGCATAGGCCAAGGATGTCTTGCCAGTGCCAGGTTTCCCTGTTACCAGAAGAGGTCGCCGCAGATACAGCGCTGCATTTACCATCTCAATTTCTTCGGGGCGTACCTGAAATGTTTTTCCCCGTCCTTCCTTGCGGCGTTCAGCCCGTCGCCAAGTCGGAGCAGGCGGCAATGGTAGTGAGTCTTCGGGTTTAAATCGATCTTCTCCGGTGCCTTTGAAAATCGGATTGAATAGTTTTTCGGTACTGGCTTGAGCCGCTAAAGTTTCGTCGCTCATGGTGTCAACACATCTCCGAATTAAACTGCATATCGGGAGGCACGAT
It includes:
- a CDS encoding IS5 family transposase; this translates as MSKAYPSNLTRVQYEFLSEMIPEPKPGGRKREVDIWEVLNGIFYVLVEGVRWRSLPGDFPAWQTVYTYFRNWRKDGTWLEIHDTLRQWTRIEQERHSSPSEAIIDSQSVKTAAMVHKAVGYDAGKKIKGRKRFMTVDTLGLVLRVLVTAASVGEREGGKKVLKRVKQSSNQVSRLTTIWVDGGFNGDPFMQWVMDFCRWIVQVVLRPEQTKGFVLLKKRWVVERTFGWLMGCRRLVRDYELLPETSETFIYLAMIRIMVRRLA
- the avd gene encoding diversity-generating retroelement protein Avd, with amino-acid sequence MKELSVIQKTYDCIKWYVPIIERLPKIHKFSLGDRIINQLYDLLEGLIKAKYAKNKLPQLESLNTELDILRYQTRMLLDFNKISVERYEYAIKLLEAV
- a CDS encoding formylglycine-generating enzyme family protein gives rise to the protein MPKIVINRTQKTAQYYVEDLGNGITLDMVLIKSGSFLMGSPEDELERSGSESPQHLVNINQFCMGKYPVTQAQWKAVAALPQVNIELEADPSRFKGEQRPIEQVSWYDAVEFCDRLSSHTQRLYRLPSEAEWEYACRAGTTTPFHFGETITTDVANYDGTDDEEHKWSGSYGRGPKGIYRKETTFVGSFEVANTFGLYDMHGNVWEWCLDDWHHNYEGAPTDGSAWFDDNNNLSQKQGNALLRGGSWIIYPRICRSASRDNYDRAERDNISNIIGFRVVCAAGRILQ
- a CDS encoding AAA family ATPase, which codes for MSDETLAAQASTEKLFNPIFKGTGEDRFKPEDSLPLPPAPTWRRAERRKEGRGKTFQVRPEEIEMVNAALYLRRPLLVTGKPGTGKTSLAYAIANELGMGEVLYWPITTRTTLRDGLYLYDAISRLQDANSSRPRDGNSGERDERFDNIGNYIRLGPLGTALVPAKKPRILIVDEIDKSDIDLPNDLLYVFEEGAFEIPELVRIENIKAEVEVRTAYKDDLEFTFNDSYKVKAGKTVIIGGKVVCEEFPLMILTSNGERDFPAPFLRRCVRLTMAEPDENRLGQIVNAHLQQQVEQDTKDDKEISVPSAADIQKLIKDFMKKRSDRSRGDLATDQLLNAVYLLMSERDPDLKSREDLINRLWKHLSSSEDQQSDSSRKR
- a CDS encoding formylglycine-generating enzyme family protein, producing METSQQQRGSTIGQFAKTLTDAKLDFDAIDLADILWLAQFIEPAKSLPSDPRPQETVERIQNDTKKIDNNEPTVNLYPNDHSSPQQSETIASAQKLEQKPEKQSGTSFSVPAAPALRNRLDLARSLRPLMRKVSSQTRFDVDEDATVAQIAETGVWLPVVRAVPERWLQLDLVVEESKTTVIWERAIMELNHLMEYQGAFRSVRTWRLSAQTGKVQLFPRWRDGSIHSVAKTELARNQRSHTPGELIDPTGRRLIWLVTDCTSALWRQDLIYETLLDWSKVQPIAIFQMFPERLWSRTALRDGHIVRLGAIVPGLLSNQLVIEGLPQRLEQRNHEDLVTVSIITLDAASMLLWARVASGFGDYRTPGRTFDLSFIRRQPEKGKLDSSPRSISERTAQERVALFRSTASKTAQQLADLMAATPVTLPVIDLLRDAFRADFQEEVQQSHVAEVLLSGLLRRCDTEEDDVCRYEFWGDNSPNGDERVRHILLGDTSILKTIEVLNVLSTSICQKLGSPSKTFEALLGDIQASEGDQWDAVLPFARVGLDVLRRLGGEYAALAQRYSSITESEVLLRETLPPLQEFTFEVATIIIEADTATPQGFILQSFNFEVAIITGINQSNVSNNSLEIADNLVFYQTEKHLTEVEQLIIQETISNRTYEQIAASSNYSTRQLKNVANNLWKVLSEALGEKINKTNLKNTLQRQVNYSQIDIHRSLRQAQYFIEGLGSGVKLEMVAIPEGSFLMGSPEDEPERYSDESPQHQVTVSAFFMGKYPITQAQWQAVASLPQVNRELSPDPSHFKGANLPVEEVSWYDAVEFCDRLSQYTGRPYSLPSEAEWEYACRAGTTTPFHFGETITSELANYNADYTYGAGVKGTYREETTPVGSFEVANAFGLYDMHGNVDEWCLDDWHSNYEGAPTDGSAWFDDNDNIYQKQGRAVLRGGSWFYNPKYCRSASRDYDLRAERDSISYDIGFRVVCAAGRILQ